In one window of Canis lupus baileyi chromosome 10, mCanLup2.hap1, whole genome shotgun sequence DNA:
- the LOC140641650 gene encoding small ribosomal subunit protein uS17-like, whose translation MADIQTERAYQKQPTIFQNKKRVLLGETGKEKLLRYYKNIGLGFKTPKEAIEGTYIDKKCPFTGNVSIRGRILSGVVTKMKMQRTIVICQDYLHYIRKYNRFEKTHKNMLVHLSPCFRDVQISDIVTVGECHPLSKTVRFNVLKVTKAAGTKKQFQKF comes from the coding sequence ATGGCAGACATTCAGACCGAGCGTGCCTACCAAAAGCAGCCAACCATCTTTCAAAATAAGAAGAGGGTCCTACTTGGAGAAACTGGCAAGGAGAAGCTCCTGCGGTACTACAAAAACATCGGTCTGGGCTTCAAGACGCCCAAGGAGGCCATTGAGGGCACCTATATTGACAAGAAATGCCCCTTTACTGGCAATGTCTCCATCCGAGGGCGGATTTTGTCTGGTGTGGTGACCAAAATGAAGATGCAGAGGACTATTGTCATCTGCCAAGACTACCTCCACTACATCCGAAAGTACAACCGCTTTGAGAAAACCCACAAGAACATGTTGGTGCACTTGTCTCCTTGCTTCAGGGATGTCCAGATCAGCGACATTGTCACAGTGGGTGAGTGCCACCCCTTGAGCAAGACTGTGCGTTTCAATGTGCTCAAAGTCACAAAAGCTGCTGGCACAAAGAAGCAGTTCCAGAAGTTTTGA